From a single Aestuariibius sp. HNIBRBA575 genomic region:
- a CDS encoding alpha/beta fold hydrolase — MSEPLVLLAGMMCDARVFLPQIVDLSLDHAVTIIPLTQGERIEEIASAILTAAPAKFALCGHDMGGVVAMELARRAPDRITRLALMNCTPLADTPPVAVMRDEQIIKARAGRLQDALTQDVNAMGLAEGPAKVHVHQGLIEMGMDLGPELYVRQTRVLQKRRDQQATLRQLRMPTLVMCGAEDQVTPIKRHEFVAELIPYARLQVIDGAGHVPQLEAPDATNAALRTWMRQPLVLR, encoded by the coding sequence ATGAGCGAACCCTTGGTTCTGCTGGCAGGTATGATGTGTGACGCGCGGGTATTTTTGCCCCAAATTGTCGATCTGTCCTTGGATCATGCAGTCACCATTATTCCGTTGACCCAAGGTGAACGGATCGAAGAAATTGCATCGGCGATTTTGACAGCGGCCCCGGCCAAATTTGCGCTTTGTGGGCATGATATGGGCGGTGTGGTTGCGATGGAATTGGCGCGTCGGGCCCCGGACCGGATCACCCGGCTGGCCCTGATGAATTGCACTCCACTGGCGGACACTCCCCCTGTTGCGGTGATGCGGGACGAGCAAATCATCAAAGCCCGCGCCGGACGGTTGCAAGACGCGCTAACCCAAGATGTGAACGCGATGGGACTGGCCGAGGGCCCCGCCAAAGTGCATGTGCACCAAGGATTGATTGAAATGGGCATGGATTTGGGGCCAGAACTTTATGTGCGCCAAACGCGTGTGCTGCAAAAACGGCGGGACCAACAGGCAACGTTGCGCCAATTGCGCATGCCGACGTTGGTTATGTGTGGCGCCGAAGATCAGGTCACCCCGATCAAACGACATGAATTTGTTGCTGAATTGATCCCTTATGCGCGGCTTCAGGTGATTGACGGGGCAGGGCATGTGCCCCAACTTGAGGCGCCAGATGCGACTAATGCCGCCTTGCGCACTTGGATGCGGCAGCCACTGGTGTTGCGCTAA
- the phaZ gene encoding polyhydroxyalkanoate depolymerase: MRFMLTYDLMESLRTTNQWLGASAHAFASYPAMSLFPNPGLEMMKAWGEVTERSFARMVIKPDWGIPSFTCEDGKDHIVTPEIVVAKAFGDLIHFKVNGRAERKRRVLLVAPMSGHYATLLRKTVLSLLPDCEVYITDWHNARDIPVSEGKFDVEDYTLYLVDFMKELGSDLHVIAVCQPVPLTLAATAYLAEDDPKAQPKSLTLIGGPVDPEANHTDVTDFGRSVTMGQLEQTMIQQVGFKYAGVGRKVYPGLLQLSSFMSMNSEMHSKAFSDQIMRVARGEAGEHDKHNAFYDEYLAVMDMTAEFYLSTVERVFKGREIARNAFVVDGRHVDFSKITTVAVKTVEGEEDDISAPGQCRAALDLLTALPNDKKAWHVEPGAGHYGIFAGRSWRDNIRPLVLDFIDANAGNLPPKPETKQAPKAKTRKPAAKVANRAKPANKNAAAK; the protein is encoded by the coding sequence ATGAGATTTATGCTGACATACGATCTAATGGAGAGTTTGCGGACCACAAATCAGTGGTTGGGCGCGTCTGCTCATGCCTTTGCCTCTTATCCTGCGATGTCCCTGTTCCCAAATCCCGGTTTGGAAATGATGAAGGCCTGGGGTGAGGTGACCGAACGCAGCTTTGCCCGCATGGTCATAAAGCCTGACTGGGGCATCCCATCCTTTACCTGCGAAGATGGCAAAGATCATATTGTCACCCCGGAAATTGTCGTCGCCAAAGCGTTTGGCGATCTGATCCATTTCAAGGTGAATGGCCGCGCAGAACGCAAACGCCGGGTTCTGCTGGTCGCACCGATGTCAGGCCATTATGCCACGTTGCTGCGTAAAACGGTTCTGTCTCTGTTGCCCGATTGCGAAGTGTACATCACCGATTGGCACAATGCCCGCGACATTCCCGTGTCCGAAGGCAAATTTGACGTCGAAGATTACACGCTTTACCTCGTTGATTTCATGAAGGAACTGGGCAGTGACCTACATGTCATTGCCGTGTGCCAACCGGTTCCGCTAACCTTGGCTGCGACCGCCTATCTGGCCGAAGACGACCCCAAGGCCCAGCCAAAATCGCTCACCTTGATTGGGGGGCCAGTCGATCCCGAGGCCAACCATACCGACGTCACCGACTTTGGCCGGTCGGTCACAATGGGGCAGCTGGAACAGACGATGATCCAACAAGTTGGGTTCAAATATGCGGGCGTCGGACGCAAAGTCTATCCCGGCCTGCTACAGCTCAGCTCTTTTATGTCGATGAACAGCGAAATGCATTCCAAGGCGTTTTCAGACCAAATTATGCGTGTGGCCCGCGGTGAAGCCGGCGAACATGACAAACACAACGCGTTTTATGACGAATATCTGGCCGTGATGGACATGACGGCCGAATTCTACCTGTCAACGGTTGAACGCGTGTTCAAAGGCCGCGAAATCGCGCGCAACGCGTTTGTCGTGGATGGACGCCATGTGGATTTCAGCAAAATCACCACCGTCGCGGTGAAAACCGTCGAAGGCGAAGAAGACGACATTTCAGCGCCGGGGCAATGCCGCGCCGCGCTGGACCTGTTGACTGCGCTGCCAAATGACAAAAAGGCATGGCACGTCGAGCCGGGCGCGGGTCATTACGGTATCTTTGCGGGTCGATCATGGCGCGATAATATCCGCCCCTTGGTGTTGGATTTCATCGATGCCAATGCAGGTAATCTGCCGCCCAAGCCTGAGACGAAACAGGCCCCCAAAGCCAAAACACGCAAGCCAGCGGCCAAAGTTGCGAACCGTGCCAAGCCAGCCAATAAGAACGCTGCTGCAAAGTAA
- a CDS encoding PHA/PHB synthase family protein — MTIKDYDDDDAVTPHLANLEANLARVEQLSERLVNVLSHKRNVPTSLQGPSQELYAKAASAYWQEMILNPVKIMETQVEFWGKSVKHFVEAQAAMASGHLMEPKNDTPQDRRFSNPLWNTHPYFNFVKQQYQLNSDAIRNAVQTCEGLSPKERSRLEYFSDQIVNMMSPANFLATNPDALEKAVATDGESLVKGLENLVADLEANDGELIVNLADKDAFTVGENIGTTPGAVVFRNHMFELIQYTPTTEKVHQTPLIIFPPWINKFYILDLKPKNSLIKWAVDQGHTVFVVSWVNPDASYADIGMSDYVEDGYLTAIKEVKSICKVPKVNVVGYCIAGTTLSMTLSVLKQRKDKSVNSATLFTTLTDFSDQGEVGVFLDDDFVDGIEAEVTKTGFLDKFYMSRTFSYLRSTDLIYTPAIKSYMMGEAPPAFDLLFWNGDGTNLPGKMSIEYLRGLCQGDRFATEGFEIAGTIAKIDEVDVPICAIACETDHIAAWKSSYRGIQKMGSKDKTFILAESGHIAGIVSPPSKNKYGHYTNVDLDLSPEDWQEGAEKHQGSWWPRWDTWLSSKSGKQVPARQPGDSTHPALCDAPGTYVTLKPGEQP; from the coding sequence GTGACAATAAAAGATTATGACGACGATGACGCAGTGACACCCCACTTGGCCAATCTAGAGGCCAATTTGGCACGGGTTGAACAACTGAGTGAACGATTAGTTAACGTGTTGTCCCATAAGCGAAATGTGCCAACTTCATTGCAGGGCCCAAGCCAAGAATTATACGCAAAAGCGGCCAGTGCATATTGGCAAGAAATGATTCTGAATCCGGTTAAAATAATGGAGACTCAGGTCGAATTCTGGGGAAAATCGGTCAAACACTTCGTCGAAGCACAGGCCGCGATGGCGTCTGGGCATTTGATGGAGCCGAAAAATGACACCCCACAAGACCGGCGTTTTTCCAATCCATTGTGGAACACGCACCCCTATTTCAACTTCGTAAAGCAGCAATATCAGCTGAATTCTGATGCCATCAGAAATGCGGTGCAAACATGCGAAGGTCTGAGTCCAAAAGAGCGGTCGCGGCTGGAATATTTCAGCGATCAGATCGTCAACATGATGAGCCCGGCCAATTTCTTGGCCACCAATCCGGATGCCCTAGAAAAGGCCGTCGCGACCGATGGTGAGAGCCTGGTGAAAGGGTTGGAAAACCTAGTGGCGGATCTGGAGGCAAATGACGGTGAGCTGATTGTCAATCTGGCTGACAAAGATGCATTTACCGTTGGCGAAAATATCGGCACGACCCCCGGGGCGGTGGTTTTTCGCAACCATATGTTTGAGTTGATCCAATACACCCCAACGACGGAAAAGGTGCATCAGACCCCGCTGATTATTTTTCCACCTTGGATCAACAAGTTTTACATTCTGGATTTGAAACCCAAAAACAGCCTGATCAAATGGGCAGTGGATCAGGGCCATACGGTGTTTGTCGTCTCTTGGGTCAATCCGGATGCCAGCTATGCGGATATCGGCATGTCTGACTATGTCGAAGACGGCTATCTGACCGCAATCAAAGAGGTCAAATCGATCTGCAAGGTGCCAAAGGTGAACGTGGTTGGCTATTGCATCGCCGGAACAACTTTGTCGATGACGCTGTCGGTGCTAAAGCAGCGCAAAGACAAATCCGTCAATTCAGCAACGTTGTTCACCACCTTGACGGATTTTTCGGATCAGGGCGAAGTTGGCGTGTTTCTGGACGATGATTTTGTCGATGGCATTGAGGCCGAAGTCACAAAAACAGGGTTTTTGGACAAATTCTATATGTCTCGGACGTTCAGCTATCTGCGCTCAACCGACCTGATTTATACGCCCGCAATCAAAAGCTATATGATGGGCGAAGCGCCCCCGGCCTTTGATTTGTTGTTCTGGAACGGGGATGGAACCAACCTGCCGGGGAAAATGTCGATCGAATATCTGCGTGGGCTGTGTCAGGGTGATCGGTTCGCCACAGAAGGGTTTGAAATCGCCGGGACAATCGCCAAAATTGACGAAGTAGATGTGCCGATCTGTGCCATTGCCTGCGAAACCGACCATATCGCCGCTTGGAAAAGCTCTTATCGCGGAATTCAAAAAATGGGGTCCAAGGACAAGACCTTTATCCTCGCTGAATCAGGTCATATTGCCGGGATCGTCAGCCCCCCCAGCAAAAACAAATACGGCCATTACACCAATGTCGATTTGGACCTGTCGCCAGAAGATTGGCAAGAAGGGGCAGAGAAACATCAGGGGTCTTGGTGGCCGCGTTGGGACACGTGGTTGTCATCTAAGTCGGGCAAACAAGTACCAGCACGCCAGCCCGGCGATTCGACCCATCCTGCATTATGTGATGCGCCAGGGACCTATGTGACGTTGAAACCAGGGGAACAACCCTAA
- a CDS encoding phasin family protein: MAATKTQDFSAIMKDMLGAFPVDTKAMEDAFKNQTTLAEKMSGVALEAANKSAELSSKWTQATIDKMADLSKAKEDPADYAKSMTDFASATAESAAENMAAFAEIAKKVQTETLELMMAAGKDLSEEVSAAAKKATTEVTAAAKKAAAK, translated from the coding sequence ATGGCTGCGACTAAAACACAAGATTTCTCTGCGATTATGAAAGACATGCTGGGCGCATTCCCCGTTGACACAAAAGCAATGGAAGACGCGTTCAAAAACCAAACAACATTGGCTGAAAAAATGTCTGGTGTTGCTCTGGAAGCTGCAAACAAATCTGCTGAGCTGTCTTCGAAATGGACACAAGCAACAATCGACAAAATGGCTGACCTGTCCAAAGCCAAAGAAGATCCTGCAGATTACGCAAAATCCATGACTGATTTCGCATCCGCAACTGCAGAATCCGCTGCTGAAAACATGGCTGCTTTCGCAGAAATCGCCAAAAAAGTTCAAACAGAAACTCTGGAACTGATGATGGCTGCTGGCAAAGACCTGTCCGAAGAAGTGTCTGCTGCTGCGAAAAAAGCCACAACAGAAGTGACTGCTGCTGCGAAAAAAGCCGCTGCTAAGTAA
- the phaR gene encoding polyhydroxyalkanoate synthesis repressor PhaR — protein MVDTNKPLLIKRYASRRLYNTETSDYVTLEDIAGFIRDGREVQIVDLKSGDDLTRQYLLQIIAEHESRGESVLPVDVLTDLVRSYTSQASSVVPQFLAASFEMLNSGQSKMMENMGSMNPMASLPGFEAMRAQQEAFFKAMTGGGIPGMTGASTPAPKPDPQTSEEGLDDIKKQLSELQDKLSKLGK, from the coding sequence GTGGTCGATACAAATAAACCTTTGTTGATAAAACGTTACGCGAGCCGCAGACTCTATAACACTGAAACCAGCGACTATGTCACATTAGAAGATATCGCCGGATTCATTCGCGACGGACGCGAAGTTCAGATCGTTGATCTGAAGTCCGGGGACGATCTGACACGCCAATATCTGCTGCAAATCATCGCCGAACACGAAAGCCGCGGCGAAAGCGTTCTGCCCGTGGATGTGTTAACCGATCTGGTTCGGTCCTACACGTCACAGGCGTCATCCGTGGTGCCGCAATTCCTGGCTGCCAGTTTTGAGATGCTGAATTCCGGTCAATCAAAAATGATGGAAAACATGGGGTCGATGAATCCGATGGCATCCTTGCCTGGATTTGAAGCCATGCGCGCCCAACAAGAAGCGTTTTTCAAAGCCATGACGGGGGGCGGTATTCCGGGCATGACCGGGGCATCCACCCCAGCGCCAAAACCTGATCCCCAAACGTCCGAAGAAGGGCTGGATGACATCAAAAAGCAACTGAGCGAATTGCAGGACAAACTTTCCAAACTTGGGAAATAG
- a CDS encoding LysR family transcriptional regulator: protein MSVGGGKVTLWGIEVFVATAEETSISAAARRLNTSPATVSQQLSNLEGAIGTQLLNRSERPVSMTPAGEMFLRRANTILNEADQARAELAQADLSRLTRFRLGMVEDFDADVTPRILSLMAEEMKSAQFLLETGASHWLSDLLDTRALDVIVAADMGVATDGMEIHPLMVEPFVAAVPKGVIKGDKVLKQLRQMPLIQYTNRHYMGRLITAHLARQNIRLTSRFELDSYHAILAMVAEGAGWAIMTPLGWQRAHRFRDAIDIIELPGDPLTRTISLTTRADVMGTMPALMAAHLRPMLQELIVTPTCARLPWLGDTMRVFDAH, encoded by the coding sequence ATGTCAGTTGGCGGCGGCAAGGTGACGCTGTGGGGGATCGAAGTTTTTGTTGCCACCGCAGAAGAGACGTCGATTTCTGCTGCGGCGCGGCGATTAAACACCTCTCCGGCGACCGTATCCCAACAGCTTAGCAATCTAGAGGGCGCGATCGGGACCCAATTGTTAAACCGATCTGAACGCCCTGTTAGTATGACACCCGCGGGCGAAATGTTTTTGCGGCGGGCAAATACCATTCTAAACGAAGCCGATCAGGCCCGGGCAGAATTGGCGCAAGCGGATCTAAGTCGGTTGACGCGATTTCGGTTGGGAATGGTTGAGGATTTTGACGCAGACGTAACCCCCCGCATTCTGTCATTGATGGCCGAAGAAATGAAAAGCGCGCAGTTTCTGTTGGAAACAGGGGCGTCGCATTGGTTGTCAGATTTGTTGGACACACGGGCATTGGATGTGATCGTTGCCGCGGATATGGGGGTTGCCACCGATGGCATGGAAATCCATCCCCTGATGGTCGAACCCTTTGTTGCAGCCGTCCCCAAAGGGGTGATCAAAGGTGATAAAGTCTTGAAACAACTCAGACAAATGCCGCTGATCCAATATACAAACCGCCACTATATGGGACGGTTGATCACCGCCCATTTGGCGCGCCAAAACATTCGATTGACCAGCCGGTTTGAGCTGGACAGCTATCACGCGATTTTGGCGATGGTTGCCGAAGGGGCAGGGTGGGCGATCATGACCCCGCTTGGATGGCAACGGGCGCATCGGTTTCGCGACGCCATCGACATCATTGAACTGCCCGGTGATCCGTTGACGCGGACGATTTCACTGACCACCCGCGCAGATGTGATGGGAACTATGCCGGCACTGATGGCCGCCCATTTACGGCCTATGTTGCAGGAATTGATCGTAACCCCCACTTGCGCACGATTGCCGTGGTTGGGGGATACGATGCGGGTTTTTGACGCCCATTAG
- a CDS encoding DegT/DnrJ/EryC1/StrS family aminotransferase: MTAIPNVYAAEPIPDSAMQEVQRLLSTGDLFRYTAAEDSPVALLEQEYAALLGSKYALAVSSCSAALFLSLKALDLPRDAKVLIPAFTFAAVPSSVVHADCIPVLCECQDNYRIDMDDFAVKLPNVDAVIISHMRGHTSDMDAIMTLCDAANIPVIEDAAHSLGTTWHGRNIGTLGKIGCFSFQSYKLINAGEGGILVTDDADLVARAIIMSGAYEHNWQKHPVLQDAFAKWQNQLPLYNLRLSNLSAAIVRPQLGELARRVTDGRRNHDHVATQLNASPWFNVPEKLAPELRAPDSIQFNLDGLNEVQTREFARISAEKGVKVQVFGLSSDNARAFWNWQFLGDTPDLPQTRAMLNKACDVRLPARLSLADCDAVAKLLVESVAQVMGNAIAA, encoded by the coding sequence ATGACCGCGATTCCGAATGTCTATGCCGCTGAACCGATCCCAGATTCCGCCATGCAAGAGGTCCAGCGCCTTTTAAGCACCGGTGATCTGTTCCGCTATACCGCAGCCGAGGATTCACCGGTTGCGTTGTTAGAACAGGAATATGCTGCGCTTTTGGGCAGTAAATATGCACTGGCCGTGTCGTCTTGTTCGGCGGCGCTTTTCCTGTCGCTCAAGGCATTGGATCTGCCCCGCGACGCCAAAGTGTTGATCCCTGCCTTCACATTTGCCGCGGTGCCGTCTTCGGTTGTTCATGCCGATTGCATTCCGGTGCTTTGTGAATGTCAGGACAATTACCGTATCGACATGGATGATTTCGCGGTCAAATTGCCAAATGTCGATGCGGTCATCATCAGCCATATGCGGGGCCACACGTCTGATATGGATGCGATCATGACGCTATGTGACGCGGCCAATATCCCCGTCATCGAAGACGCGGCCCATTCATTGGGCACCACTTGGCACGGCCGTAACATCGGAACACTTGGTAAAATCGGGTGCTTTAGCTTTCAGTCCTACAAACTGATCAATGCAGGCGAAGGTGGCATTCTGGTCACCGATGATGCCGATCTTGTGGCGCGTGCGATCATCATGTCCGGGGCCTATGAACATAATTGGCAAAAACACCCTGTGCTGCAGGATGCATTCGCCAAATGGCAAAACCAATTGCCGCTTTATAATTTGCGTCTGTCCAACCTTTCGGCGGCGATTGTGCGGCCTCAACTGGGCGAACTGGCCCGCCGCGTGACCGATGGGCGTCGCAATCATGATCACGTTGCCACGCAATTGAACGCTTCCCCATGGTTTAACGTTCCCGAAAAACTGGCCCCAGAGCTGCGCGCACCAGACAGTATTCAGTTTAATCTGGACGGCTTGAATGAGGTGCAGACACGTGAATTTGCCCGTATTTCAGCTGAAAAAGGCGTGAAAGTTCAAGTCTTTGGCCTGAGCAGCGATAATGCACGTGCGTTTTGGAATTGGCAGTTTTTGGGCGACACGCCTGATCTGCCTCAAACACGCGCAATGCTGAACAAAGCCTGCGATGTGCGGCTGCCTGCACGTCTGAGCCTTGCGGATTGTGATGCGGTTGCCAAATTGCTGGTTGAATCCGTGGCCCAAGTTATGGGCAATGCCATCGCGGCCTAA
- a CDS encoding SOS response-associated peptidase — translation MCGRLIAGEESWSEHFDRHRAFLDEMNITEMDPDAPAAALGFNVKPTQSVNIAINGKTGLRATTARWWFVPHYFNGTPKDWSYTTFNARIEKANDTRTFKQAWQTGRCVLPVRGYYEWQKLGKEKQPWVIAPQGNAPMFFLAGLWEKMQDGTATCAILTRAPDPALASIHNRMPVMLRESEITPWMANASSDDVVKSTLGDGWAGRFDAHKVRRFGMKDDGDSLIEPFDPDLEAPRLI, via the coding sequence ATGTGCGGGCGATTGATCGCAGGAGAAGAAAGCTGGAGTGAGCATTTTGACCGGCATCGGGCCTTTTTGGATGAAATGAACATCACAGAAATGGACCCTGACGCCCCTGCGGCTGCGCTTGGATTTAATGTAAAGCCGACGCAATCGGTCAACATCGCCATCAATGGAAAAACGGGATTGCGGGCAACCACGGCCCGGTGGTGGTTTGTGCCGCACTATTTTAACGGCACACCCAAGGATTGGTCATACACCACGTTCAATGCGCGTATCGAAAAGGCAAATGACACCCGCACGTTTAAGCAGGCCTGGCAAACAGGGCGGTGCGTTTTGCCGGTGCGGGGATATTATGAATGGCAAAAGCTGGGCAAGGAAAAGCAACCTTGGGTGATTGCGCCGCAGGGGAATGCTCCGATGTTTTTCTTGGCCGGGTTGTGGGAAAAAATGCAAGATGGAACAGCGACTTGTGCGATTTTGACACGTGCGCCAGACCCCGCATTGGCATCGATCCACAACCGGATGCCGGTCATGTTGCGCGAAAGCGAAATCACGCCTTGGATGGCCAATGCATCGTCCGATGACGTGGTGAAATCCACATTAGGGGACGGCTGGGCAGGGCGGTTTGACGCCCACAAAGTCAGGCGTTTTGGCATGAAGGATGACGGAGACTCCCTGATTGAGCCATTTGACCCAGATTTAGAAGCGCCGCGGCTGATCTGA